One genomic region from Sorangium aterium encodes:
- a CDS encoding recombinase family protein — MSDKIQPQHLERRAIVYMRQSTLRQVYEHPESTSRQYALQQRAIALGWPADRIDVIDEDVGQSATSAQWRTGFQRLADDVAHGRIGAIFALEVSRLARCSADWYRLLDLCGFADVILADEHSVYTPRDSNDRLLLGLKGTMSEAEQMWMRLRLHGGKLSKARRGELFLHAATGYEWDEAACRFRFDPDEHIQRAVRLVFERFRLDGSAYAVMRYFADRGLKMPARSIATRELSWVPPRHSTILRMLHNPTYAGAYVFGRHEERIALVDGQLRRRRVTRLTQEAWKTCIRDRHPAYIPWEEFMANQRKLHNNRTHQTSPDQHGAAREGPALLQGLALCGKCGHRMATNYQGTLRRAHYECRAPITYAGGRHVCWTVSARAIDEAVARLFLEAAHPPDIEIGLAVVREAERQSSEVNRQWKLRLERARYEARLAERRYKAVDPDNRVVARTLERDWNEKLREVEALEREHQEICRREKVNITDEDRLRILSLTRDLTQVWNAPSTTHAERKNLLRMLVQQVTLSPIEVPARMTRVQLLWKTGVVSDFTVPRRSKDMAVATPPEAIELIQELVFAQKPDWVIADELNRRGLRTGRSARWSAMSVRWIRWRRGLRRPGLPPPSVRRPDQRADGLYSIHGVAARFQVTEHVVRYWVAKGWLKSVEGGGLGRTLWFKLDRATIKRLNEAKACGYGPRPRRHSQTRVQEKKQYA, encoded by the coding sequence ATGAGCGACAAGATCCAGCCGCAGCATCTGGAGCGTCGTGCGATCGTCTACATGCGCCAGTCCACGCTCCGCCAAGTCTACGAGCATCCTGAGTCTACGTCCCGGCAATACGCGCTGCAACAGCGTGCGATCGCGCTTGGCTGGCCTGCCGACCGTATCGACGTGATCGACGAGGACGTTGGTCAGAGCGCCACAAGCGCCCAGTGGCGCACCGGCTTCCAGCGGCTGGCCGATGATGTAGCGCACGGACGCATCGGCGCCATTTTCGCGCTGGAAGTCTCACGGCTCGCCCGCTGCTCTGCGGACTGGTACCGGCTGCTCGACTTGTGCGGTTTCGCCGATGTGATTCTCGCTGATGAGCACAGCGTCTACACTCCACGCGATTCCAACGATCGGCTGCTCCTTGGACTTAAGGGTACGATGAGCGAGGCAGAGCAAATGTGGATGCGCTTGCGACTGCACGGCGGAAAGCTCAGCAAGGCGCGTCGCGGAGAGCTCTTTCTTCACGCTGCAACCGGCTATGAATGGGATGAAGCTGCGTGCCGCTTCCGATTCGATCCGGACGAGCACATCCAGCGTGCTGTCCGCCTCGTCTTCGAACGCTTCCGCCTCGATGGGAGCGCCTACGCTGTGATGCGGTACTTCGCCGACCGTGGACTCAAGATGCCGGCGCGCAGCATCGCGACACGCGAGCTAAGCTGGGTGCCTCCGCGGCATAGTACGATCCTTCGCATGCTTCATAATCCGACGTACGCCGGTGCGTACGTCTTTGGTCGACATGAGGAACGCATCGCCCTTGTTGACGGTCAACTGCGTCGCCGCCGCGTGACCCGTCTGACGCAAGAGGCATGGAAGACATGCATTCGCGATCGCCATCCGGCCTACATTCCATGGGAGGAATTCATGGCCAACCAACGAAAGCTGCATAACAACCGGACCCATCAAACATCGCCGGATCAGCACGGGGCCGCTCGTGAAGGACCGGCCTTGCTCCAAGGCCTCGCGTTGTGTGGCAAGTGTGGTCACCGCATGGCCACGAATTATCAAGGCACGCTGCGACGCGCACACTATGAATGCCGAGCCCCGATCACATATGCCGGCGGTCGGCATGTGTGCTGGACCGTTTCGGCGCGGGCCATCGATGAGGCGGTCGCGAGGCTCTTTCTGGAGGCGGCCCATCCGCCTGATATCGAAATTGGTCTGGCTGTCGTCCGCGAAGCAGAGCGACAGTCAAGCGAGGTGAACCGCCAGTGGAAGCTGCGACTGGAGCGGGCGCGGTATGAGGCGCGGCTGGCGGAGCGTCGGTATAAGGCAGTCGACCCGGACAATCGCGTCGTCGCGCGCACGCTTGAACGCGATTGGAATGAAAAGCTTCGCGAGGTCGAGGCGTTGGAACGAGAGCACCAGGAGATCTGCCGACGCGAAAAGGTCAATATCACCGACGAGGACCGTCTCCGCATCTTGTCGCTTACCAGAGACCTCACTCAGGTCTGGAACGCGCCATCCACCACGCACGCCGAGCGGAAGAATCTTCTCCGCATGCTCGTCCAGCAAGTGACCTTGAGCCCCATCGAGGTTCCTGCGCGCATGACCCGCGTGCAACTGCTCTGGAAGACGGGCGTGGTCAGCGACTTCACCGTTCCGCGACGCAGCAAGGACATGGCTGTGGCAACGCCTCCCGAAGCGATCGAGCTTATCCAAGAGCTTGTCTTTGCTCAGAAGCCCGACTGGGTGATCGCCGATGAGCTCAACCGTCGCGGCCTGCGCACGGGACGCAGCGCGCGGTGGAGCGCGATGTCTGTCCGCTGGATCCGCTGGCGCCGCGGCCTGCGGCGCCCGGGCCTCCCGCCCCCCTCCGTACGTCGGCCGGACCAGCGCGCCGACGGCCTGTATTCCATCCACGGCGTCGCTGCGCGCTTTCAGGTCACCGAGCACGTCGTGCGCTACTGGGTCGCAAAAGGCTGGCTGAAAAGCGTCGAGGGGGGCGGCCTCGGTCGCACTTTGTGGTTCAAGCTCGACCGGGCAACGATCAAACGTCTGAACGAGGCCAAGGCCTGCGGCTACGGCCCGCGACCGCGAAGACATTCCCAAACCCGCGTGCAGGAGAAGAAGCAGTATGCGTAG
- the metG gene encoding methionine--tRNA ligase codes for MKRLLLTSALPYANGHIHIGHLVEYTQTDIFARYWRMTGRRCIYLCADDTHGTAIMIRARQEGRSEADVIADMSAAHQRDFAAFQIRFDHYGSTNSPANRALCEEIWASLRERGMVTTKEVTQLFDPQEGMFLADRFVKGTCPKCAAPDQYGDSCDRCGSTYAATDLVEPRSALTGARPEVRSAQHLMVAIEPERPFLSTWTQGEGRMPKEIANYLAGHFLSEPLRDWDVSRPAPYFGFEIPDAPGNYWYVWFDAPIGYMAASKEWCDREGEAFDDWWRSEETEVVHVIGKDIVYFHTLFWPAMLKSARFSLPSRVQVHGFLTVNGEKMSKSKGTFVLASTYLKHLDPAYLRYYYASKLSSKVDDIDLNLEELVNKVNAELVNKVVNLASRSSRFVAQAGLSAAYPEDGGLFAAAAAEGDAIGAAYAAFDYARATRSIVALADRANEYVDRMQPWALAKQPEKKAEVQAVCTVALNLFRQIVLYLAPVLPKLADDVGRLLGCPMDRWELAKTPLVGTPVAAYEHLMKRVEPGAVEKMIAEGRPAEEAAAPGGAAATAGAPAAAAPATAGAEDDGAALAKEPLAPECTIDDFSKVDLRVARIVAAEHVPEAKKLLKLTVSLGGEARRTVFAGIKAYYKPEDLIGRLVIVCANLAPRKMKFGLSEGMVLAAGDETVHILAPDSGAKPGMRVH; via the coding sequence ATGAAACGGCTCCTGCTCACCAGCGCGCTGCCCTACGCCAACGGGCACATCCACATCGGCCACCTCGTCGAGTACACCCAGACCGACATCTTTGCCCGTTATTGGCGGATGACCGGGCGGAGGTGCATTTACCTGTGCGCCGACGACACCCACGGCACGGCCATCATGATCCGCGCTCGGCAAGAGGGGCGGAGCGAGGCCGACGTCATCGCGGACATGAGCGCGGCGCACCAGCGCGATTTCGCGGCCTTCCAGATCCGGTTCGACCACTACGGCAGCACGAACTCCCCCGCGAACCGCGCGCTGTGCGAGGAGATCTGGGCGTCGCTGCGCGAGCGCGGCATGGTGACCACGAAGGAGGTCACGCAGCTCTTCGATCCGCAGGAGGGCATGTTCCTGGCGGATCGCTTCGTCAAGGGCACCTGCCCGAAGTGCGCGGCCCCGGACCAGTACGGCGATAGCTGCGACCGGTGCGGCTCGACCTACGCCGCGACCGATCTGGTCGAGCCGAGGAGCGCGCTCACCGGCGCGCGGCCCGAGGTGCGGAGCGCGCAGCACCTCATGGTGGCCATCGAGCCGGAGCGGCCGTTCCTGTCGACCTGGACGCAGGGCGAGGGGCGGATGCCGAAGGAGATCGCGAACTACCTCGCGGGGCACTTCCTGTCGGAGCCGCTCCGCGACTGGGACGTATCGCGCCCCGCGCCGTACTTCGGGTTCGAGATCCCCGACGCTCCAGGGAACTACTGGTATGTCTGGTTCGACGCGCCGATAGGGTACATGGCCGCGAGCAAGGAGTGGTGCGACCGGGAAGGCGAGGCGTTCGACGACTGGTGGCGATCCGAGGAGACGGAGGTCGTCCACGTCATCGGGAAGGACATCGTGTATTTCCACACGCTCTTCTGGCCGGCGATGCTGAAGAGCGCGCGCTTCTCGCTGCCGTCGCGCGTGCAGGTGCACGGGTTCCTCACCGTGAACGGAGAGAAGATGTCGAAGAGCAAGGGCACCTTCGTGCTGGCCTCGACGTACCTGAAGCACCTCGACCCGGCGTACCTCCGTTATTACTACGCGAGCAAGCTGAGCTCGAAGGTCGACGACATCGATCTGAACCTGGAAGAGCTCGTGAACAAGGTGAACGCCGAGCTCGTGAACAAGGTCGTGAACCTGGCGAGCCGGTCGTCGCGCTTCGTGGCGCAGGCGGGGCTGTCGGCGGCCTACCCGGAGGACGGGGGGCTGTTCGCGGCGGCGGCCGCGGAGGGCGACGCGATCGGGGCGGCGTACGCGGCGTTCGACTATGCGCGGGCGACGAGGAGCATCGTGGCGCTGGCGGATCGGGCGAACGAGTATGTCGACCGGATGCAGCCGTGGGCGCTGGCGAAGCAGCCGGAGAAGAAGGCGGAGGTGCAGGCCGTTTGCACCGTGGCGCTCAACCTGTTCCGGCAGATCGTGCTCTACCTGGCGCCGGTGCTCCCGAAGCTGGCCGACGACGTCGGGCGGCTGCTCGGGTGTCCCATGGACCGGTGGGAGCTCGCGAAGACGCCGCTTGTGGGGACGCCTGTGGCCGCGTATGAGCACCTCATGAAGCGGGTCGAGCCGGGCGCAGTGGAGAAGATGATCGCGGAGGGCCGCCCTGCCGAGGAGGCGGCGGCGCCGGGCGGCGCGGCGGCTACGGCGGGGGCGCCTGCCGCGGCGGCGCCGGCGACGGCGGGCGCGGAGGACGACGGGGCGGCGCTCGCCAAGGAGCCGCTCGCGCCGGAGTGCACGATCGACGATTTCAGCAAGGTCGACCTGCGCGTCGCGCGCATCGTCGCGGCGGAGCACGTGCCTGAGGCGAAGAAGCTGCTCAAGCTGACCGTCTCGCTCGGCGGGGAGGCGCGGAGGACGGTGTTCGCCGGGATCAAGGCGTATTACAAGCCGGAAGACCTCATCGGGAGGCTCGTCATCGTGTGCGCGAACCTGGCGCCGCGGAAGATGAAGTTCGGCCTCAGCGAGGGGATGGTGCTCGCGGCGGGGGACGAGACGGTGCATATCCTGGCGCCGGACTCGGGGGCGAAGCCGGGGATGCGGGTGCACTGA
- a CDS encoding cupin domain-containing protein — protein sequence MQELPGWETRMYLIEYAPGVAAPPHHHPAAGVGYVVNGSFESTFEGGKTTEVREGQSFRDLPNVPHVMFKNTSATKPLKFVISYVVRKGAPVLVVP from the coding sequence TTGCAGGAGCTTCCCGGGTGGGAGACGCGGATGTACCTCATCGAGTATGCGCCCGGCGTCGCGGCGCCGCCGCACCACCACCCGGCGGCCGGCGTCGGGTACGTAGTGAACGGCAGCTTCGAATCCACCTTCGAGGGCGGCAAGACCACCGAGGTCCGCGAAGGGCAGAGCTTTCGGGACTTGCCGAACGTGCCCCACGTGATGTTCAAGAACACGAGCGCCACGAAGCCGCTCAAGTTCGTCATATCTTACGTGGTCCGCAAGGGCGCTCCAGTGCTGGTCGTCCCGTGA
- the ltrA gene encoding group II intron reverse transcriptase/maturase — MRDRVVQMAAKLVLEPIFEADFRPSSYGFRPRRSATEALETLRKLGARGGNHVLDADIRDYFGSIDHDKLMKLVERRVSDRRVLKLLRQWLRCGVMDEGREVATLSGTPQGGVISPLLSNIFLHVLDAAWERHGAHLGTLVRYADDFVIVCSTRSACEQAEKRVREVLARLGLELHPDKTRRVDLSWGKEGFDFLGCHLRKRMSGPIWEQSRRRVYFLQRWPSQRSMRRVRQRVKELTGRARNGVKDVRVLIRDLNPVLRGWGNYFRTGNAADKFNQIDSYVWRRLCGFLVKRKGRNLRAGETEGWTRDFFVEGHGLYRLRGTIQYPEAA, encoded by the coding sequence ATCCGGGACCGGGTGGTGCAGATGGCGGCGAAGCTTGTGCTGGAGCCGATCTTCGAGGCGGACTTTCGTCCGAGCTCGTACGGCTTCCGGCCTCGTCGCAGCGCGACAGAGGCGCTGGAGACCCTCCGCAAGCTGGGAGCTCGCGGAGGCAACCACGTCCTGGACGCGGACATCCGCGACTACTTCGGCAGCATCGACCACGACAAGCTGATGAAGCTGGTCGAGCGACGCGTCTCGGATCGGCGGGTACTCAAGCTGCTGCGGCAGTGGCTCCGGTGCGGGGTGATGGACGAGGGGCGCGAAGTAGCGACGCTCTCTGGGACACCGCAGGGCGGCGTGATCTCGCCGCTCTTGTCGAACATCTTCCTGCACGTGCTCGATGCGGCGTGGGAGCGCCACGGTGCCCACCTGGGCACGCTGGTGCGCTACGCGGACGACTTCGTGATCGTGTGCAGCACGAGGTCGGCGTGCGAGCAGGCCGAGAAGCGCGTGCGCGAGGTGCTCGCGCGGCTCGGTCTGGAGCTCCACCCGGACAAGACGAGGCGGGTGGATCTCTCCTGGGGCAAGGAGGGCTTCGACTTCCTCGGCTGCCACCTGCGCAAGCGCATGAGCGGGCCGATCTGGGAGCAGTCACGCCGGCGCGTGTACTTTCTCCAGCGCTGGCCTTCTCAGCGCAGTATGAGGCGGGTGCGGCAGCGCGTGAAGGAGCTGACCGGTCGAGCCAGGAACGGCGTGAAGGACGTGCGGGTGCTGATCCGCGACCTGAACCCGGTGCTGCGCGGCTGGGGCAACTACTTCCGCACCGGGAATGCGGCGGACAAGTTCAACCAGATCGACAGCTACGTGTGGCGGCGGCTCTGTGGCTTCCTCGTGAAGCGCAAGGGGCGCAACCTGCGGGCGGGCGAGACCGAGGGTTGGACGCGCGACTTCTTCGTCGAAGGCCACGGGCTGTACCGCCTGCGCGGGACCATCCAGTACCCGGAGGCTGCGTAA
- a CDS encoding Dps family protein has translation MAVQRKQQRKQGRGGKEGGARALEAQPLLRQRSEEIQPFGTVVDYPLALASKSRAESIRALNQILSDTLVLRDMYKKHHWQVSGATFFQLHLLFDKHFKEQTALIDMLGERVQMLGGVSIAMAHDVAETTRIERAPRGREQVPAQLSRLLDAHEVILAETREAVKLATDNRDDGTADLLMSDVLRTNEMQVWFLSEHLVDTPLVRAT, from the coding sequence ATGGCAGTACAGCGGAAGCAACAGAGGAAACAGGGGCGTGGCGGCAAGGAAGGCGGAGCGCGGGCGCTGGAGGCCCAGCCGCTCCTCCGCCAGCGAAGCGAGGAGATCCAGCCTTTCGGGACGGTCGTGGACTATCCCCTGGCGCTCGCCTCGAAGTCGCGCGCGGAGAGCATCCGGGCGCTGAATCAGATCCTGTCGGACACGCTCGTCCTGCGCGACATGTACAAGAAGCACCACTGGCAGGTGTCCGGGGCGACCTTCTTCCAGCTCCACCTGCTCTTCGACAAGCACTTCAAGGAGCAAACCGCGCTGATCGACATGCTCGGCGAGCGCGTCCAGATGCTGGGCGGCGTCTCGATCGCCATGGCGCACGACGTCGCGGAGACGACGAGGATCGAGCGGGCGCCCCGCGGCCGCGAGCAGGTGCCCGCCCAGCTCTCGCGCCTGCTCGACGCGCACGAGGTCATCCTCGCGGAGACGCGCGAGGCGGTGAAGCTCGCCACCGACAACCGCGACGACGGCACCGCCGACCTGCTCATGAGCGACGTCCTCCGCACGAACGAGATGCAGGTGTGGTTCCTGTCCGAGCACCTCGTCGACACGCCGCTCGTCCGCGCCACCTGA
- a CDS encoding TetR/AcrR family transcriptional regulator — MTTGTRTRARRRRRGAQLEADLLDATWEELVEVGFANLTMESVAARARTGIAVLYRRWANKDELVFAAIQHRRDVSPVAVPDTGALRGDLLAHLTALSDALAGFFAIAAAAAFSGLLAGTGLTPSQVRDKVMDTQKPRVRIPYQRAHDRGEINLERIPSAVLALPYDLVRHDLLMGLKPLKPARIQSIVDELFLPLVQGFGAREGDAARRVRRR; from the coding sequence ATGACGACAGGAACACGAACGCGAGCGCGCCGCAGGCGACGCGGCGCGCAGCTCGAGGCCGATCTGCTCGACGCGACCTGGGAGGAGCTGGTCGAGGTCGGCTTCGCGAACCTGACCATGGAGTCGGTCGCCGCGCGCGCTCGCACGGGGATCGCGGTCCTGTACCGTCGCTGGGCGAACAAGGACGAGCTGGTGTTCGCCGCCATCCAGCACCGCCGGGACGTGAGCCCGGTCGCGGTCCCCGACACCGGCGCGCTGCGCGGCGACCTGCTCGCCCACCTGACGGCCCTGAGCGACGCCCTCGCCGGCTTCTTCGCCATCGCCGCGGCCGCCGCCTTCTCGGGGCTGCTGGCCGGCACCGGCCTGACCCCTTCGCAGGTGCGCGACAAGGTCATGGACACCCAGAAGCCGCGCGTCCGCATCCCCTACCAACGCGCCCACGACCGCGGTGAGATCAACCTCGAGCGCATCCCCTCCGCCGTGCTCGCCCTGCCGTACGACCTCGTGCGGCACGACCTGCTCATGGGTCTCAAGCCGCTGAAGCCCGCGCGCATCCAGTCCATCGTCGACGAGCTCTTCCTGCCCCTCGTACAGGGCTTTGGGGCGCGCGAAGGCGATGCAGCACGTCGCGTTCGGCGTCGATGA
- a CDS encoding FAD-dependent oxidoreductase: protein MADPEACAVLIVGAGPTGLTLACGLARSGVSFRLIEAAPGPRPGSRGKGVQPRTLEVFDDLGIVDRVIAHGRMAMPIRSTAPDGRVTLGGAVPEALTGRSDIPYPASLITPQWRTEEALRLRLLELGGAVEFGAALASFEQSDEGVSAVVVKGGETETVVARWLVGCDGGHSVVRKQAGIAFEGETREEVRMIVADVGVDGLDRDAWHIWWHEEGVFGLCPLPSTDLFQYHAVVAPRQDPELSLANMLAILERRSGRTDLRLHEPIWSSLWRANVRLVDRYREGRVLLAGDAAHIHSPAGGQGMNTGIQDAHNLGWKLAAVAKGASPALLDSYEAERRPIAAGVLAISNTRLQQVLERKDVALRRDASITQLDIHYRGSSLARDDRDEGALLRAGDRAPDATKLTTVEGERRLFELTRGGRFTLLRFGPAPAIGASASDLRTLHVVGQPTGPDDVADTAGHLAHAYGATERTLVLIRPDGYVALISDAGDASAVSDHLAAFS from the coding sequence ATGGCGGATCCCGAGGCGTGCGCAGTGCTGATCGTCGGCGCCGGCCCGACCGGGTTGACGCTGGCCTGCGGGCTCGCCCGCAGCGGCGTGTCCTTCCGCCTCATCGAGGCCGCCCCAGGCCCGCGGCCCGGCTCGCGCGGCAAGGGCGTCCAGCCGCGCACGCTCGAGGTCTTCGACGATCTCGGCATCGTCGATCGCGTGATCGCCCACGGCCGGATGGCGATGCCGATCCGCTCCACGGCTCCCGACGGCCGGGTGACGCTGGGCGGCGCCGTCCCCGAGGCGTTGACGGGTCGCTCCGACATCCCCTATCCGGCGAGCCTGATCACGCCCCAGTGGCGCACCGAGGAAGCGCTGCGGCTCCGGCTTTTGGAGCTCGGCGGCGCGGTCGAATTCGGCGCTGCGCTCGCGAGCTTCGAGCAGTCCGACGAAGGCGTGTCGGCGGTGGTCGTCAAGGGCGGCGAGACGGAGACGGTCGTCGCGCGCTGGCTGGTCGGCTGCGACGGCGGCCACAGCGTCGTCCGCAAGCAGGCCGGCATCGCGTTCGAGGGCGAGACCCGCGAGGAAGTGCGGATGATCGTCGCCGACGTCGGCGTCGACGGCCTCGACCGCGACGCCTGGCACATCTGGTGGCATGAGGAGGGCGTCTTCGGCCTCTGCCCGCTGCCCTCGACCGACCTCTTCCAGTATCACGCCGTCGTCGCGCCGCGACAGGACCCCGAGCTCAGCCTCGCGAACATGCTGGCGATCCTCGAGCGGCGGAGCGGCCGCACCGACCTCCGGCTCCACGAGCCGATATGGTCGTCGCTGTGGCGCGCGAACGTCCGCCTCGTCGACAGGTATCGCGAGGGTCGCGTGCTCCTCGCCGGCGACGCGGCGCACATCCACTCGCCCGCCGGCGGCCAGGGGATGAACACGGGCATCCAGGACGCGCACAACCTCGGCTGGAAGCTGGCGGCTGTCGCGAAGGGCGCCTCGCCGGCATTGCTCGACAGCTACGAGGCCGAGCGGCGGCCGATCGCGGCCGGCGTGCTCGCGATCTCGAACACGCGCCTCCAGCAGGTGCTCGAGCGGAAGGACGTCGCCCTCCGCCGCGATGCGAGCATCACCCAGCTCGACATCCACTACCGCGGCTCTTCCCTGGCGCGCGACGACCGCGACGAGGGTGCCCTGCTCCGCGCCGGCGACCGCGCCCCCGACGCGACGAAGCTGACCACGGTGGAAGGTGAACGACGGCTGTTCGAGCTGACGCGCGGCGGGCGCTTCACGTTGCTGCGCTTCGGGCCTGCGCCTGCGATCGGCGCCTCAGCCTCCGATCTGAGGACGCTCCATGTCGTCGGACAGCCGACGGGCCCCGACGACGTCGCCGACACCGCTGGCCATCTCGCCCACGCCTACGGCGCGACGGAGCGCACCCTCGTGCTCATCCGTCCCGACGGCTACGTCGCGCTGATCTCCGACGCCGGCGACGCCTCGGCAGTGTCGGACCATCTCGCCGCGTTCAGCTGA
- the ltrA gene encoding group II intron reverse transcriptase/maturase, which translates to MAGRTGPNHPRGREPVDQVRQLQRRLWVAAKRHPGRRFHALYDRIARCDVLAEAWKRVKRNRGAAGVDAQTLADIEQHGVERFLEELRVALRAGSYRPAAVLRRYIPKADGKKRPLGIPTIRDRVVQMAAKLVLEPIFEADFRPNSYGFRPRRSATEALETLRKLGARGGNHVLDADIRDYFGSIDHDKLMKLVERRVSDRRVLKLLRQWLRCGVMDEGREVATLSGTPQGGVISPLLSNIFLHVLDAAWERHGAHLGTLVRYADDFVIVCSTRSACEQAEKRVREVLARLGLELHPDKTRRVDLSWGKEGFDFLGCHLRKRMSGPIWEQSRRRVYFLQRWPSQRSMRRVRQRVKELTGRARNGVKDVRVLIRDLNPVLRGWGNYFRTGNAADKFNQIDSYVWRRLCGFLVKRKGRNLRAGETEGWTRDFFVEGHGLYRLRGTIQYPEAA; encoded by the coding sequence ATGGCCGGCAGGACCGGTCCCAACCACCCCCGCGGGCGCGAGCCCGTGGACCAAGTGCGACAACTCCAACGCCGGCTGTGGGTCGCGGCCAAGCGGCATCCGGGGCGCCGGTTCCACGCGTTGTATGACCGCATCGCGAGGTGTGACGTCCTCGCGGAAGCGTGGAAGCGGGTGAAGCGGAACCGCGGTGCGGCGGGCGTCGATGCTCAGACGCTCGCCGACATCGAGCAGCACGGCGTGGAGCGCTTCCTTGAAGAGCTCCGCGTCGCGTTGCGCGCAGGCTCGTACCGGCCAGCAGCGGTGCTGCGCCGGTACATCCCGAAGGCTGACGGAAAGAAGCGGCCGCTAGGCATCCCGACGATCCGGGACCGGGTGGTGCAGATGGCGGCGAAGCTTGTGCTGGAGCCGATCTTCGAGGCGGACTTTCGTCCGAACTCGTACGGCTTCCGGCCTCGTCGCAGCGCGACAGAGGCGCTGGAGACCCTCCGCAAGCTGGGAGCTCGCGGAGGCAACCACGTCCTGGACGCGGACATCCGCGACTACTTCGGCAGCATCGACCACGACAAGCTGATGAAGCTGGTCGAGCGACGCGTCTCGGATCGGCGGGTACTCAAGCTGCTGCGGCAGTGGCTCCGGTGCGGGGTGATGGACGAGGGGCGCGAAGTAGCGACGCTCTCTGGGACACCGCAGGGCGGCGTGATCTCGCCGCTCTTGTCGAACATCTTCCTGCACGTGCTCGATGCGGCGTGGGAGCGCCACGGTGCCCACCTGGGCACGCTGGTGCGCTACGCGGACGACTTCGTGATCGTGTGCAGCACGAGGTCGGCGTGCGAGCAGGCCGAGAAGCGCGTGCGCGAGGTGCTCGCGCGGCTCGGTCTGGAGCTCCACCCGGACAAGACGAGGCGGGTGGATCTCTCCTGGGGCAAGGAGGGCTTCGACTTCCTCGGCTGCCACCTGCGCAAGCGCATGAGCGGGCCGATCTGGGAGCAGTCACGCCGGCGCGTGTACTTTCTCCAGCGCTGGCCTTCTCAGCGCAGTATGAGGCGGGTGCGGCAGCGCGTGAAGGAGCTGACCGGTCGAGCCAGGAACGGCGTGAAGGACGTGCGGGTGCTGATCCGCGACCTGAACCCGGTGCTGCGCGGCTGGGGCAACTACTTCCGCACCGGGAATGCGGCGGACAAGTTCAACCAGATCGACAGCTACGTGTGGCGGCGGCTCTGTGGCTTCCTCGTGAAGCGCAAGGGGCGCAACCTGCGGGCGGGCGAGACCGAGGGTTGGACGCGCGACTTCTTCGTCGAAGGCCACGGGCTGTACCGCCTGCGCGGGACCATCCAGTACCCGGAGGCTGCGTAA
- a CDS encoding thiol-disulfide oxidoreductase DCC family protein, whose product MIERITVLYDAECALCARCRHWMEHQAALVEMEFLPAGSPEAAERYGAVPWLGEELVVISDRGEVWAGPAAFIVALWALEGYREWSYRLSGDTLSKMAERFFHALSGNRKWLAGWFGHPSCASGSCRLPGAPAAGPYR is encoded by the coding sequence ATGATCGAGCGAATCACCGTGCTCTATGACGCCGAATGCGCGCTGTGCGCGCGGTGCCGCCACTGGATGGAGCACCAGGCGGCGCTGGTCGAGATGGAGTTCCTGCCCGCCGGCTCGCCCGAGGCGGCGGAGCGGTACGGGGCCGTGCCCTGGCTCGGCGAGGAGCTCGTCGTGATCAGCGATCGCGGCGAGGTCTGGGCCGGCCCCGCGGCCTTCATCGTGGCGCTCTGGGCGCTCGAGGGGTATCGCGAGTGGTCGTACCGGCTGAGCGGCGACACGCTCTCGAAGATGGCGGAGCGCTTCTTCCACGCGCTGTCGGGCAACAGGAAGTGGCTCGCGGGCTGGTTCGGCCACCCGTCCTGCGCGAGCGGCTCCTGCCGGCTGCCGGGAGCGCCGGCAGCAGGGCCTTATCGGTGA